The stretch of DNA CCGCAAAGATCTGATAATGGCGATGGCCGCCTTTGCGGAACAAAAATCCGGGAGAGGGTTAAAGCAGGCGGCCCATGGCAGACTTATGTTCCTGAATCAACAATGGCTGTTATTGAAAAAATAAACGGAGCAGACATTATAAAATATACTGGTGGTGAAAATGCCAACTGAAAAAATACGCAAGAGCAAAGAAACTGCAAAAGCATGGTTCAAGGTGCGGTTAAAATGAAAGGCCTGTCAATGCTCGGTAAAAATGATGAGCTTATTTATGATGGCCACGTAAAGCTGGTAAGAAGAAAATATGACGGCCGCCATTATGATGTTGTTGTTTCAAAAAACGCCTGCGCCATAATGTACATTGACCAGGAAGATTTTGTTTGGCTTGTTAAGCAATACAGGATTCCTGTAGCTAAAGAAATAATTGAGCTTCCAGCAGAGACCATGGATAAGCCAGGCAAATCCTCTTTGGATGTTATTGTTGAAGGATTAGAAGAGGAATGCGGAATAAGGATAGACCAAAAACAAGTCCGTTTTTTTGCAACAATTGGCTCAAGTGAAGGCCACGATACTGAAATGGTTGATTTGTATTACGCCTATGGCCAGCATACAAAAACAAATCAAAAGCTGGAAGACGCAGAAAAGATTGATGTTGTCAGGATTCCATTTTATCAGGCGTATAATATGATCGGCAGAGGCGAAATTCAGGGATCAAAAACTGTCGCTTTGCTGCAAAACGAATATATAAAAAGACTGGAGAAAGATTAAAAATAATTATAAAACGTTTATTTTTATAAAATATATACGAGATAATGGTCATTTACAAACAGGATGAAAACTTCCTGACATCTTAGAAAGGCAGAAATATTCGGGAACAGGCCAGACAACGCTGACAGTGTATTAATAAATTCTTGAGCACCGTAATGCCATCCAGTCTATGACTGGTGGATAGGTGCTCAACTATAATTATTTTACTTTAAGAAAATTCATCAGTGGAAAACGGGTTTCAATCCGTTCTACTGTTTATAAGCTTTTCGATTTATCACTACTTTTAAAATACGACAAAATAGGAAGATTTATAAATCAGTAATATAATCCAACATAAATGCAAGGCAAATTGACAAGTCAAGCAAAAGCTGAAGAGCAGCATACACTAAAAGTAAATCATTCTCAATTCTTCCTATTAGGCCCAGACTACAAACAAAGAGGATTTTTCAGCTATAGAGGCGAAAAAGCAGCTGGTGGCTTTGATGCATATGAATCCCGAACGAAGGAACCAAGAAAATGGAATGATCACCCTATATTTCCAACTCTGATCAGCGTTGAATATAGATTATTGGATGATGCAAGAACAGATGCAACTGATTTCTCAGTACCTGAAGACAGGACTGTAATACAACCACTCTATTTGGGACCCAAACACACAATAATACTCGAGATAATTGCTGCAAGTGCTTCAGAAATAAAGTTTGTAAATCGAACACACCAAGAAATAGCTCGGTTCGAGTAAACCTTTCTTTTACCTTATGTTGCTGTCAGAGTTTAATTTGCTCCATCATTTATGTCGTTACAAAAAAACCGAAAGATTTATATAGTTGTAAGTGTATATAATACACTAAGGCATAAGATGAGAGCTGCGATAGTGGATAAAGGAAGCAGTTTAGAAGAGCATAAGAGCACGATTTCTCTAATTGAAAGGCTGTTGAAAAAACACAGATCTTCTTACGAGATAATAGCCAAAGACGAGTTAAAGAAAAATCTGGATGATTTTGATCTGGTAATGGGGAGACGGAACATTGCTCTATGCAGCATCTTTTATTGACTCTGCTTTAGTGCTGGCTGTTAACTCTGCTCCGCAGCATAGTGTTGGCAGCTTGACATCCGCTAATGCATCTGATTTAGAAGAGAAATTAGGCAGATTTTACAAAGGTGATTTTTCTGTATTGAGCAGAACAAGACTGAATGTCGAAATTAATTCAAAACACGCAGGATTGGCTTTAAATGATGTTTACATAGGAAGCATAAAGCCTTTTGGAATAGCTGCAAGATATGCAATAAAGGTTGATGGCAAAGAAGAAGAGCAAAAAAGCTCGGGCATTATTGTTTCGACCGGAACCGGATCAACAGCAATGTTCAAGCATTTTGGAAAAGCATTTAAAGCATATGCTTGTTATGCCAAATATGCTGTCAGTTTTCCTATTGGAAAGTATGAGCTTATCAGCGGGAAAGTTAAGGAAATAACAGTAATTTCAGGCATGACTAAAAACGATTTGTTAACAATTGATGGATGGACAGATTTTAATTATGGCCATAAATCTGTAATAAGAGTCAGCATTGCAGACAAGCCGTTAAGGACAATAGAGTTTGGTTAA from Candidatus Woesearchaeota archaeon encodes:
- a CDS encoding NUDIX hydrolase; translation: MKGLSMLGKNDELIYDGHVKLVRRKYDGRHYDVVVSKNACAIMYIDQEDFVWLVKQYRIPVAKEIIELPAETMDKPGKSSLDVIVEGLEEECGIRIDQKQVRFFATIGSSEGHDTEMVDLYYAYGQHTKTNQKLEDAEKIDVVRIPFYQAYNMIGRGEIQGSKTVALLQNEYIKRLEKD
- a CDS encoding NAD(+)/NADH kinase, with amino-acid sequence MLYAASFIDSALVLAVNSAPQHSVGSLTSANASDLEEKLGRFYKGDFSVLSRTRLNVEINSKHAGLALNDVYIGSIKPFGIAARYAIKVDGKEEEQKSSGIIVSTGTGSTAMFKHFGKAFKAYACYAKYAVSFPIGKYELISGKVKEITVISGMTKNDLLTIDGWTDFNYGHKSVIRVSIADKPLRTIEFG